Genomic segment of Oncorhynchus clarkii lewisi isolate Uvic-CL-2024 unplaced genomic scaffold, UVic_Ocla_1.0 unplaced_contig_2541_pilon_pilon, whole genome shotgun sequence:
GAGTCAGGTGTCAATTTACCCGAAGTCAAATGGTTGTCTAAATGAATTCAGAATTCAAGAAGTCAGCGCCAAAGTAATGGCAAATGTCTCTTTATATACCTTTTGattctcctcccattccctcaGAGCAGAGAGGGTGATGACATATCTTACAACAGGAAATACTTTTCTTACAGTGCATATATGGGCCTCTGGTTATGACAGAGCCTATTACTCTAGCAACAATGAGGAAATACTTTTCTTACAGTGCGCATATGGGCCTCTGTTTATGACAGAGCCTATTACTCTATCAGCAATGTCTATCAGCTGTTCCCATTCAGGGGTGTCATTTGAGGCAGAGGGTGATTCTTCCTGACACCAGTCAGGTTCAATAGTTAATGTTTTAACTACTTTATTACTTAGCTCTGTGTGTATATTAATGTTTTAACTACTTTATTACTTAGCTCTGTGTGTATATTAATGTTTTAACTACTTTATTACTTAGCTCTGTGTGTATATTTGCACTGTTGAGGAAAGTTTGCAAGTAAGTATCCCGTGTGacgaaaaaaatatttgattatAACAGCTATCGTAGTCAGTAAAACGGTGACCGATTTGATTTGACCAGCACTATCTAGCCATCACTGACATTGAAATGAAGTTGCTCAATGTGAAGATACAATATAGATCAACGAAGCAACTCTGTGTGATTTCTCTTTACAATGAAAGGGGGTGCACCGTTcctggaggtactgcaataccaggtcgatgcgtggagtggacggagcaagcccctattccatctccctattccaaaaatcaatttaatatatGGTCCCCAGataggggacgtatcagatattaaactgataagaacagattttttcttttggaaaagttttattgatacatttcctttaaaaacagctcatacattttttacatcattgATACACATAAAAACGGCAACAAAGCATAAAACACAGCATTTGAAAGTTACATTTAAATTTGTTAAAAAGTACATGTTGTTAAAACCAATGAAAACAACCATGGATAAAAGTACTTTCCTTGTAAAAAACATCAAATCTGtaaaagccatttaaaatgtgTACTAATGATCTaacaaaggtaaaacatttttaagacaTGAAAAACCATGTTAAAAAGTCACTTTGTTAAAAGGCTGTCTTCAGTCCCTTGTACAGGAGGGGGGTGAGTCTTTATCAAGCTCACCTCATCCTGCTCTTCTGAATAGATCATCGTCCCGTCCTTCGGGGCCCAGAGGAGATCCCTCCCCTAGGCGCATCGCCCTAGGCGCCGCAGCGCTGTCAGGCCGTGGCCGCCGGGACCTAGGGTGTTGTGGGGGACCCTTCGCCTGGGGTCGAGGCCCCCTTCCTTCCGTACCACCCCAGGGCTTCCGTGGCTACCATGGCCACTGCCTGGGGGGTGGTCTCTACGTTTTTCGCTACCAGCAGGTTACGGGAGGACCACAGTGCTTCCTTCAGGCACGTGAGGGTGGGCCAGAGCTTGGTGAAGGCCTTCGATGGAATGGGCCTTCGGCCCACCCCATACAGCACGAGCTGAGGTGTTAGGTCCTCCCCTGCTGGCAGACACGAGGTGATCAGGGGGCCTGCTTCCTTCCACAGGTCCCTGGCGGCTCTGCACTCCCAGAGCATGTGCCTCACCGACTCTTCTTGGCCGCAGCCTGGTCGGGGGCACGCGGATGTCCTCGCCATGCCCCGTGAGTGCATAACGGCCCTGACCGGGAGGATCTCGTGGGCGACCATCCAGGACAGGTCCCGATGCCGATTCAGGAGAGCAGGATGGGCCACGTTGCGCCAAACCGTTGTGGGCTCACCTATAGCGAGCCCGCGCACTGGACACACTGGTTCCCGATCCTgcacaagagagagaagagagcggtgTTTTGTTAAAACCGTGACTGTTTCTTTTTCCAGTTTAAAATGTCTTAAAAACTTCTGGAGCTGGACGTAGTGCGGGGGTAGCAGGAAAGAGACTGGGGCTCGCAGGTCGACTGGGATCAGCCTCAGAGTCCTGAGGTAAGATCCCAGCCAGAACCGTGCGAGGGCCTGGGTCTTGTTGTTGACCGGGGAGGTGGCAAGAGTCAGATGTAACGCTGTGTAGCGGCTGCCCAGGAACAAGTAGAGGTCAGGCAAGCCTTTCCCCCCCTTGGACCTGGGCCTCTTGACCAcctccctcctcagcctctcccaCTTGCCTCCCCACAGGAAGTAAAAAAGCATCCGCTCCAGGTCTAAAATACTCCTTCGAGGGGGGATAAAAACAGAACTGATTAAtaaaagcacaggtaaaatcacaGCTTTAATGATTAAAACCTTGCCCTCAAAAGTCAGCTGTCGTAGTCCCCAAAAACCCAGTCTCTGTCTTACCGTCCCCAGGATTCCACTCCAGTTaccgctccctcctcccccccggTCAAACTTTACCCCCAGTACCCTTATGTCCGTCAGTTTAACTGTCAGAGGTAGTCTGGTCAAGTCTGGGTCTGCCCACGGTCCGAAGAATTGGgcctctgtcttgtctctgttcAGTCTCGCCCCAGAGGCTCGTCCGTACCAGTCAGTCCTGTCCAGAGTCCTGTCGACGGATAAAAGGTCGGTACATAAAATGTTGACGTCGTCCATGTAAAAGACGCACTTGGCGGTCATCCCCCCACTCCCCGGGATACCCACCCCACTGATCCCTTGGTCCCTTCTCAAGACCTGTGCCAGTGGTTCAATACAGGCCACGAACAGAAGGGGAGATAACGGACAGCCCTGACGGACGCCGCAGTGTACTCCCACTGCTTTTGACAGATGCCCATTTACAAGGATTTTGCTGGTGATGTCCCCGTACAGCAGTCCCACCCAAGCTAAGAACCTGTCCGGGAAACCCATTTTTTGCAGTACCTTAAAGAGGTACTGGTGCGAGACCCGATCAAAGGCTTTTTCAAAATCTAAATTTAGGACTACAAGCCGCATGTTTCTGTCTCTCGCATAACAGATGGCATCTCGGATCAGTATCAGGCTGTCCGTGATCTTCCTTCCGGGCACAGCACAGGTTTGGTCCGGGTGGATCACCTCCCCTAAAACAGAAGACATTCTGAGTGTTAAAACCTTGGTAAAAAGTTTACAATCAAAGTTTAAAAGGGTAATCGGTCTCCAGTTTTTCAGGTCCGTCCTGTCGTTTTTCTTGTGTAAAAGAGTCACGATCCCCACTCTAAAACTGTCGGGTAGTCTGTCGAGGTGTTCGAAGTCAGTAAAAACAGTCAGAAGTTCGTCGGCTAAAACATCCCAAAAGGTCAGATAAAACTCCAAAGGGAGGCCGTCCTCCCCCGGTGATTTACCCCTCTTAAAACGTTTCAGTCCTTGGTCGATTTCTGTCCTCGTCAGGTCTTTTTTCAGGTCGTCTGTATTGGGTAAGGTCTTGTCGATGTATGTTAAAAGGTCCCCCATTGTTCCCTCGCACACATCTTTTACCCCAAACAGTTCCCCATAAAAGTCCTCGACCACTTCCTTTATTCCCTCTGTATCTGTTTTTAAAACCCCGTCCTTGTTTCTCAATCCTGTCATAATCCTACCCTTACTAACTATTTTCTTAAAAAAGTACCTAGTGCACTTCTCCCCTTCTTCTAATTCCCTTTCCTTGCTTCTTAAAATAACCCCCTTGCTTCTCTGTTCTGCTAAAAGTGCCATTTCCTTCTTTACTTCTTTAATTTCTTGGTTAAAATCAAGGCCCTGTTGGCATAGGTTAAAATACCTTTCCAGTCGCTTTTGCAGTCCCACCATGCGTCTATCTTTTTCTCTGCTTTTTCCCTTTCCTATCTCTCTAAAGAAGGTCCTTGTCCTTTCCTTCACCATTTCCCACCACTGTGCTCGCGTGTCAAAGAAGTCCTGTAGCGTCTGCCACTGGCTGAACTGCTCTCTGTACTGACTAACTACTCTATCATCTTCTAGAAGGGAGCAGTTCAGTTTCCAGGGCCCTCTTCCCACAGTCACACCCGAAGATAGTGAAAGGGTGCACGTCAGCATTACGTGGTCTGAGAAGAAAGCAGGGGTTATTCTAGCATCAGTTGGGGGACAGTCCCGGGTAAACAGATAATCAATGCGAGAGGCTCTGGTGCCATCACCACTGGTCCAGGTGAAGCCCTCCTCTCTTGGATGCAGGGTTttaaaacagtcagtcagtttaAAATCCCTGCACAGCCCTTGCAATAAAACACTTGACCTGTCTACCTTAAAATCCCCTCCTGCCCCTCTCCTGTCTGCTCTGCTTAAAACGCAATTAAAATCCCCACCCACCACTAGAGGATCCCTCCCTAGCATGTGGGACTGCAGGTCCTCTAAAAGTGCACACCGGTCATGTTTATCGTTAAAACCATACACGTTTAGCATGTTAAAATCCCTCCCCATAAAAGTACAGTTGGCTAAAAGAGCACGCCCACCTACCACCACTGTGCTCCCCTTCACCACCACCTGTGGGGTCTTGATTAAAATGGCAACACCGTCGTTCTTGTTAAAATTGGAACCACTCCAAATGGAGGGCCCGTGCCGCCACTTATCCTCCCATTTCCTGTAAGAGGATAAAAAGGGTAGACCACACTCCTGTAGtaaaaacacatcagagttaaaCCTTTCTAAAAAGGATAAAACCGACTGTGCTCTTGTTGCTGTCTTTACGCTCCTCACGTTTATAGTGGTGATTTTAAAAGCCATAAAAGGGGTGAGTAAAAACAGTGCTAGAAGAAAAGCCATTGAAAAGTTAAaagggggttagtcttcagggactttctctctctccctccggggtaagggggtttGGAAGGGAGAGGAGGTTAAAACAGGACTTAAAAAGGAGACTTGATTGGGGGAGTTGGAGGGGAAGGTTCTGGGTTCCTCCTCCCCCTGGGAGCTCTCCCACTCCACCTTTCCCTTTTTCTCCTCACCCTGTTCGGGGTCAGAGAGCTCCTCAGCGTTTCTTTTACGTAGGGGGAGGTGGTCCTTCagaatctccccctcctctcccgtaCCTTCTGACACAGTCTCCATGGTGCTTTCCGACACCGACCCTATGATGTCTGACCCACTTGGGGAGCTTTCGCTGAACATCTCTCCGGAGCCGTCTTTCTCTGCACTTTCTCCTTCTGGGGTCACATTAGTCTGGGGcaggggggttggggtggggaggGTTTTGTCCTCTCCTCCCACTTCTTCCACCACTGCACCTTCCGCGCCctccactacagccaccaccacCGGCTCCACCACTGTctcctctaccaccactaccggctccactactgcctcctccaccaccgGCTCCTCCACTACCACCTCGGCAACTGCCGTTCCAGCCCTCTGGCGCTCGAAAGCCCGGTCCGCGGCCGCCCACTCCCTCCTTCCAGCCTTGGCCCTGTTGGCCCAGGAGGAGGGGCAGTCGCGGATGAGGTGGGACCGCTCGCCACTCCTCGTAGCGGTGGCCCACCTCCCGGCACTTCATGCAGACGACCTTCTGACAGGCGTCTGCAAGGTGGCCATGTTCACCACACTTACGGCACAGCTTGGGCTGGTCCTGGTAGTGAACATGGCCCCTGTTCTCTCCGAGGACTATGGTGGATGGGATGGCTTTCAACCCACCATAGCCCCCAAGGTCCCCCCTTTGCGGGACAGTGACCCTCCAGGCCCCTGTCCAGATCCCATCGAGGTCTTTTACCTGGATCAGGGGACCCTTCACGTTGCAGTACCTGCCCAGCCATACTGCAACGTAAAAACAAGCCGTAAAAACAACACCAGCACTGAAAAGCTTTAAATACATGACTGGAGCGCTTCCTGAGCGTTGCCAAGGTAACGCCAGGATCAGAAGCTCAGGTGTCAGTACGTTATATTATGTTGAGGCACGGCAAGGCTTGTTGCCAAGGTAGaggcgtagaggcggcagggtagcctagtggttagagtgtagaggcggcagggtagcctagtggttagagtgtagaggcggcagggtagcctagtggttagagtgtagaggtggcagggtagcctagtggttagagtgtagaggcggcagggtagcctagtggttagagtgtagaggtggcagggtagcctagtggttagagtgtagaggcggcagggtagcctagtggttagagcgtggaggcagcagggtagcctagtggttagagtgtagcggtggcagggtagcctagtggttagagtgtagaggtggcagggtagccttgtggttagagtgtagaggcggcagggtagcctagtggttagagtgtagaggaggcagggtagcctagtggttagagtgtagaggaggcagggtagcctagtggttagagcgtaggggcggcagggtagcctagtggttagagtgtagaggcggcagggtagcctagtggttagagcgtagaggcggcagggtagcctagtggttagagtgtagaggcggcaaggtagcctagtggttagagtgtagagacggcagggtagcctagtggttagagtgtagaggcggcagggtagcctagtggttagagtgtagaggcggcagggtagcctagtggttagagtgtagaggaggcagggtagcctagtggttagagtgtggagggggcagggcagcctagtggttagagtgtagaggcggcagggtagtctagtggttagagtgtagaggaggcagggtagcctagtggttagagtgtagaggtggcagggtagcctagtggttagagagtagagctggcagggtagcctagtggttagagtgtagaggaggcagggtagcctagtggttagagtgtagaggcggcagggtatcctagtggttagagtgtagaggtggcagggtagcctagtggttagagtgtagaggcggcagggtagcctagtggttagagtgtagaggagacagggtagcctagtggttagagcgtagagctggcagggtagcctagtggttagagcgtagagctggcagggtagcctagtggttagagtgtagaggaggcagggtagcctagtggttagagtgtagaggcggcagggtatcctagtggttagagtgtagaggcggcagggtagcctagtggttagagtgtagaggtggctagatgataaagggagtctagataaTCAAGGGAGTCTAGATAatcaagggagtctagatgataaagggagtctagatcatagatgataaagggagtctagatgataaagggagtctagatgataaagggagtctagatgataaatggagtctagatgataaagggagtctagatcatagatgataaagggagtctagatcatagatgataaagggagtctagataaaatattataaagggagtctagatcaaagattataaagggagtctagatgataaagggaatctagatgataaagggagtctagatgataaagggagtctagatgataaagggagtctagatgataaagggagtctagatgataaatggagtctggatgataaagggagtctagatc
This window contains:
- the LOC139395765 gene encoding uncharacterized protein isoform X2, which gives rise to MKWEDKWRHGPSIWSGSNFNKNDGVAILIKTPQVVVKGSTVVDREPVCPVRGLAIGEPTTVWRNVAHPALLNRHRDLSWMVAHEILPVRAVMHSRGMARTSACPRPGCGQEESVRHMLWECRAARDLWKEAGPLITSCLPAGEDLTPQLVLYGVGRRPIPSKAFTKLWPTLTCLKEALWSSRNLLVAKNVETTPQAVAMVATEALGWYGRKGASTPGEGSPTTP
- the LOC139395765 gene encoding uncharacterized protein isoform X1, which gives rise to MAFLLALFLLTPFMAFKITTINVRSVKTATRAQSVLSFLERFNSDVFLLQECGLPFLSSYRKWEDKWRHGPSIWSGSNFNKNDGVAILIKTPQVVVKGSTVVDREPVCPVRGLAIGEPTTVWRNVAHPALLNRHRDLSWMVAHEILPVRAVMHSRGMARTSACPRPGCGQEESVRHMLWECRAARDLWKEAGPLITSCLPAGEDLTPQLVLYGVGRRPIPSKAFTKLWPTLTCLKEALWSSRNLLVAKNVETTPQAVAMVATEALGWYGRKGASTPGEGSPTTP